In a single window of the Raphanus sativus cultivar WK10039 chromosome 9, ASM80110v3, whole genome shotgun sequence genome:
- the LOC108825086 gene encoding uncharacterized protein LOC108825086, which translates to MPWRMWLVGTALALHFKGTIWIFMLCSEAMLAIQCWSLLTSSLKKLEFPPWLTVHWRTMSMILLRNPSSMSLQKLLPLPQLLLVPSCLRCLTAVVAWWISSNVITRLSKTRFRLALRDMTFPFNLMISTDHWWNTLDPVEYVKVPRHPLTNAINHRCTVVTLRGEGAAEKALALNGTNVGGLGGWRVTVKLLPPTMKELLSGKSPRQLAL; encoded by the exons ATGCCATGGAGGATGTGGTTGGTTGGTACAGCACTTGCTTTACATTTCAAGGGAACGATTTGGATCTTCATGCTATGTTCCGAGGCTATGTTGGCAATCCAGTGCTGGTCCTTGTTGACGTCCAGTCTAAAGAAGTTGGAATTCCCACCATGGCTTACTGTGCATTGGAGGACGATGTCAATGATATTGCTAAGGAACCCTTCATCCATGTCTCTACAGAAATTGCTCCCCCTACCTCAACTACTACTAGTACCCTCGTGTCTGAGATGCCTGACCGCGGTGGTGGCTTGGTGGATTTCATCGAATGTCATTACTCGTTTGTCAAAAACAAGGTTCAGATTAGCGTTGAGGGATATGACCTTTCCCTTTAACCTTATGATCTCGACAGATCACTGGTGGAACACTTTGGATCCTGTGGAGTACGTTAAAGTGCCCAGACATCCTTTAACCAATGCAATTAACCACAG ATGTACTGTTGTTACACTCCGTGGAGAAGGTGCAGCAGAAAAGGCTCTGGCACTCAATGGCACTAACGTGGGAGGATTGGGAGGCTGGAGAGTAACTGTCAAGCTTTTACCTCCAACGATGAAGGAGCTGCTTTCCGGGAAGAGTCCTCGCCAATTGGCTCTTTGA
- the LOC108823537 gene encoding probable protein S-acyltransferase 23 isoform X1 — protein MDSSEIEVVPLDSNPNHLPAITDVFSASAYGDLSSLKRFVEHEGSSVSLPDANGYYPLQWAALNNNLHVAQYIIEHGGDVNASDNTKQTALHWAAVKGSVDVADLLLLHGARIEADDMNGYFNVQAVHVASQYGQTAFLNRLIVEYAADYNALDTGGRSPLHWAAYNGFTETVRLLLFRDACQNRQDHTGCTPLHWAVIKENVEACTLLVHAGTKEELILEDNTGSTPLKLASDKGHRQLTLFLSKAMQTRSNSLVNKLFCGKLGEASYAPLLFCLIVTEMVLFFTSIVAASNLPKITAMAGLWAWFGLSCGVCSLIAFRRCSSKDPGYVKRSNEVDSDHTANDPLIDINFNSPSWKGNWSQLCPTCKVIRPVRSKHCPTCKRCVEQFDHHCPWISNCVGKKNKRDFLVFVIMGALTSFVGGSTAVQRIWRSNPHLHPSDSVIQHVLIEHPGAAVFLFFDLLIFIATMTLTISQAYMIARNITTNELWNTKRFSYLRGPDGRFYNPYNHGWRRNCSDFLVNGYTRDDEVVPSSIL, from the exons ATGGACTCGTCGGAGATCGAAGTGGTGCCTTTAGATTCCAACCCTAACCACCTGCCAGCCATCACAGACGTCTTCTCAGCTTCCGCTTACGGCGATCTCAGCAGTCTCAAGCGTTTCGTCGAGCACGAGGGGTCTTCAGTGTCTCTCCCCGATGCTAACGGCTACTACCCTCTCCAATGGGCTGCGCTTAACAATAACCTCCACGTCGCTCAATACATCATCGAG CACGGTGGTGATGTTAATGCATCGGATAATACAAAGCAGACGGCATTGCATTGGGCAGCAGTTAAGGGCTCCGTCGATGTTGCTGACCTTCTATTGCTACATGGAGCTCGAATTGAAGCTGATGATATGAATGG ttattttaatgtGCAGGCAGTGCATGTTGCTTCTCAATATGGACAGACAGCCTTCTTGAATCGCCTTATTGTGGAATATGCAGCTGACTATAACGCACTAGATACTGGAGGGAGGAGCCCGCTTCATTG GGCTGCTTACAATGGATTCACGGAAACCGTCCGGTTACTTCTCTTCCGCGATGCTTGTCAAAATAGACAAGACCACACAG GTTGCACTCCTTTGCACTGGGCCGTTATTAAGGAAAATGTTGAGGCTTGTACTCTGCTAGTTCATGCTGGAACCAAGGAGGAACTGATATTGGAGGATAACACTGGATCCACGCCACTTAAGCTTGCATCTGATAAAGGTCACAGGCAGCTCACTCTGTTCCTT tcgaAGGCAATGCAAACTCGTAGTAATAGTTTGGTAAACAAGCTCTTCTGTGGAAAATTGGGAGAGGCAAGCTATGCTCCTCTGCTGTTCTGTTTAATAGTGACTGAAATGGTCCTTTTCTTCACATCCATTGTCGCAG CTTCGAACCTCCCTAAGATAACTGCTATGGCTGGACTGTGGGCATGGTTCGGTCTTTCATGTGGCGTCTGCTCACTAATAGCTTTCCGTCGTTGTAGCAG CAAAGATCCGGGGTACGTTAAAAGAAGTAATGAAGTTGACAGCGATCACACTGCCAAC GATCCTTTGATTGATATTAATTTCAACAGCCCCTCATGGAAAGGAAACTGGTCCCAACTCTGCCCCACTTGCAAG GTAATTAGACCGGTACGATCTAAGCACTGTCCTACCTGTAAACGCTGCGTTGAGCAGTTTGACCATCACTGCCCTTGGATTTCAAACTGTGTTGGTAAG AAGAATAAACGGGACTTCTTAGTTTTTGTGATCATGGGAGCTTTAACATCATTCGTTGGTGGCTCTACTGCTGTTCAAA GAATATGGAGAAGCAACCCACATTTACACCCCAGTGACTCGGTGATTCAGCATGTGCTCATTGAACATCCCGGTGCTGCCGTGTTTCTGTTTTTCGACTTGCTTATTTTCATTGCGACAATGACGTTGACAATCTCACAGGCGTATATG ATAGCGAGGAATATTACAACCAACGAATTATGGAACACGAAAAGATTCAGTTATTTGAGGGGACCTGATGGGAGATTCTACAACCCTTATAACCATGGCTGGCGAAGAAACTGCTCTGATTTCTTGGTTAATGGCTACACCAGAGACGACGAGGTTGTCCCATCTTCAATTCTCTGA
- the LOC108823537 gene encoding probable protein S-acyltransferase 23 isoform X2 produces MDSSEIEVVPLDSNPNHLPAITDVFSASAYGDLSSLKRFVEHEGSSVSLPDANGYYPLQWAALNNNLHVAQYIIEHGGDVNASDNTKQTALHWAAVKGSVDVADLLLLHGARIEADDMNGYRAVHVASQYGQTAFLNRLIVEYAADYNALDTGGRSPLHWAAYNGFTETVRLLLFRDACQNRQDHTGCTPLHWAVIKENVEACTLLVHAGTKEELILEDNTGSTPLKLASDKGHRQLTLFLSKAMQTRSNSLVNKLFCGKLGEASYAPLLFCLIVTEMVLFFTSIVAASNLPKITAMAGLWAWFGLSCGVCSLIAFRRCSSKDPGYVKRSNEVDSDHTANDPLIDINFNSPSWKGNWSQLCPTCKVIRPVRSKHCPTCKRCVEQFDHHCPWISNCVGKKNKRDFLVFVIMGALTSFVGGSTAVQRIWRSNPHLHPSDSVIQHVLIEHPGAAVFLFFDLLIFIATMTLTISQAYMIARNITTNELWNTKRFSYLRGPDGRFYNPYNHGWRRNCSDFLVNGYTRDDEVVPSSIL; encoded by the exons ATGGACTCGTCGGAGATCGAAGTGGTGCCTTTAGATTCCAACCCTAACCACCTGCCAGCCATCACAGACGTCTTCTCAGCTTCCGCTTACGGCGATCTCAGCAGTCTCAAGCGTTTCGTCGAGCACGAGGGGTCTTCAGTGTCTCTCCCCGATGCTAACGGCTACTACCCTCTCCAATGGGCTGCGCTTAACAATAACCTCCACGTCGCTCAATACATCATCGAG CACGGTGGTGATGTTAATGCATCGGATAATACAAAGCAGACGGCATTGCATTGGGCAGCAGTTAAGGGCTCCGTCGATGTTGCTGACCTTCTATTGCTACATGGAGCTCGAATTGAAGCTGATGATATGAATGGGTATAGG GCAGTGCATGTTGCTTCTCAATATGGACAGACAGCCTTCTTGAATCGCCTTATTGTGGAATATGCAGCTGACTATAACGCACTAGATACTGGAGGGAGGAGCCCGCTTCATTG GGCTGCTTACAATGGATTCACGGAAACCGTCCGGTTACTTCTCTTCCGCGATGCTTGTCAAAATAGACAAGACCACACAG GTTGCACTCCTTTGCACTGGGCCGTTATTAAGGAAAATGTTGAGGCTTGTACTCTGCTAGTTCATGCTGGAACCAAGGAGGAACTGATATTGGAGGATAACACTGGATCCACGCCACTTAAGCTTGCATCTGATAAAGGTCACAGGCAGCTCACTCTGTTCCTT tcgaAGGCAATGCAAACTCGTAGTAATAGTTTGGTAAACAAGCTCTTCTGTGGAAAATTGGGAGAGGCAAGCTATGCTCCTCTGCTGTTCTGTTTAATAGTGACTGAAATGGTCCTTTTCTTCACATCCATTGTCGCAG CTTCGAACCTCCCTAAGATAACTGCTATGGCTGGACTGTGGGCATGGTTCGGTCTTTCATGTGGCGTCTGCTCACTAATAGCTTTCCGTCGTTGTAGCAG CAAAGATCCGGGGTACGTTAAAAGAAGTAATGAAGTTGACAGCGATCACACTGCCAAC GATCCTTTGATTGATATTAATTTCAACAGCCCCTCATGGAAAGGAAACTGGTCCCAACTCTGCCCCACTTGCAAG GTAATTAGACCGGTACGATCTAAGCACTGTCCTACCTGTAAACGCTGCGTTGAGCAGTTTGACCATCACTGCCCTTGGATTTCAAACTGTGTTGGTAAG AAGAATAAACGGGACTTCTTAGTTTTTGTGATCATGGGAGCTTTAACATCATTCGTTGGTGGCTCTACTGCTGTTCAAA GAATATGGAGAAGCAACCCACATTTACACCCCAGTGACTCGGTGATTCAGCATGTGCTCATTGAACATCCCGGTGCTGCCGTGTTTCTGTTTTTCGACTTGCTTATTTTCATTGCGACAATGACGTTGACAATCTCACAGGCGTATATG ATAGCGAGGAATATTACAACCAACGAATTATGGAACACGAAAAGATTCAGTTATTTGAGGGGACCTGATGGGAGATTCTACAACCCTTATAACCATGGCTGGCGAAGAAACTGCTCTGATTTCTTGGTTAATGGCTACACCAGAGACGACGAGGTTGTCCCATCTTCAATTCTCTGA